A part of Paroedura picta isolate Pp20150507F chromosome 7, Ppicta_v3.0, whole genome shotgun sequence genomic DNA contains:
- the SLC35D2 gene encoding nucleotide sugar transporter SLC35D2 isoform X3, producing MVTTILILYVSKLNKIIHFPDFDKNIPKKLFPLPLIYVGNHISGLSSTSKLSLPMFTVLRKFTIPLTLLLEVIILGKRYSLSVVLSVFAILLGAFIAAGSDLAFSLGGYTSVFLNDIFTAANGVYTKQKIDPKELGKYGVIFYNACFMVIPTVLISFFTGDFQQVTDFKQWTNILFIVQFLLSCILGFLLMYSTVLCSHYNSALTTTVVGAIKNVSIAYIGMLIGGDYIFSMLNFIGLNICMAGGLRYSFLTIQGQDSPKHSTDEENLISSAKS from the exons ATGGTGACCACTATCCTGATCTTGTATGtgtcaaaattaaataaaatcattcaCTTCCCTGATTTTGACAAAAATATTCCTAAGAAG CTGTTTCCACTTCCTCTGATTTATGTGGGAAATCACATAAGTGGATTGTCAAGCACAAGCAAGCTAAG cctgccAATGTTTACAGTCCTTAGGAAGTTTACCATTCCACTTACATTACTACTGGAAGTCATAATACTTGG GAAACGCTATTCATTGAGTGTTGTGCTCAGTGTGTTTGCAATCCTCCTTGGGGCTTTCATAGCAGCTGG ATCTGATCTGGCTTTCAGTTTGGGAGGCTACACTTCTGTGTTCCTGAATGATATTTTCACTGCTGCAAATGGTGTTTACACAAAGCAAAAAATCGACCCCAAG GAGCTGGGAAAATATGGAGTCATTTTTTATAATGCCTGTTTTATGGTAATTCCTACAGTTCTCATCAGTTTTTTCACTGGAGATTTCCAGCAG GTCACTGATTTTAAACAGTGGACCAATATTTTATTCATCGTACAATTTCTACTTTCCTGTATATTGGG GTTTCTTCTGATGTATTCTACAGTTCTCTGTAGCCACTATAATTCTGCCCTCACAACCACAGTGGTTGGCGCTATCAAG AATGTGTCCATTGCATATATCGGAATGCTGATTGGTGGAGACTACATCTTTTCTATGTTGAACTTCATAGGGCTCAATATCTG CATGGCAGGGGGACTGAGATACTCATTTCTAACGATACAGGGACAGGACAGCCCTAAGCACTCAACAGATGAAGAAAATCTGATATCCAGTGCCAAGAGCTAG
- the SLC35D2 gene encoding nucleotide sugar transporter SLC35D2 isoform X1 produces the protein MKAEEGRAGAPAAPLPKLLSALFYGACSFLIVLVNKAVLTAYRFPSPLFLGVGQMVTTILILYVSKLNKIIHFPDFDKNIPKKLFPLPLIYVGNHISGLSSTSKLSLPMFTVLRKFTIPLTLLLEVIILGKRYSLSVVLSVFAILLGAFIAAGSDLAFSLGGYTSVFLNDIFTAANGVYTKQKIDPKELGKYGVIFYNACFMVIPTVLISFFTGDFQQVTDFKQWTNILFIVQFLLSCILGFLLMYSTVLCSHYNSALTTTVVGAIKNVSIAYIGMLIGGDYIFSMLNFIGLNICMAGGLRYSFLTIQGQDSPKHSTDEENLISSAKS, from the exons ATGAAAGCCGAGGAGGGGCGGGCCGGGGCCCCCGCCGCCCCGCTGCCCAAGCTGCTTTCCGCGCTCTTCTATGGAGCCTGCTCTTTCTTGATCGTGCTGGTGAACAAGGCGGTGCTGACTGCTTACAG ATTCCCATCCCCATTGTTTCTGGGAGTTGGACAG ATGGTGACCACTATCCTGATCTTGTATGtgtcaaaattaaataaaatcattcaCTTCCCTGATTTTGACAAAAATATTCCTAAGAAG CTGTTTCCACTTCCTCTGATTTATGTGGGAAATCACATAAGTGGATTGTCAAGCACAAGCAAGCTAAG cctgccAATGTTTACAGTCCTTAGGAAGTTTACCATTCCACTTACATTACTACTGGAAGTCATAATACTTGG GAAACGCTATTCATTGAGTGTTGTGCTCAGTGTGTTTGCAATCCTCCTTGGGGCTTTCATAGCAGCTGG ATCTGATCTGGCTTTCAGTTTGGGAGGCTACACTTCTGTGTTCCTGAATGATATTTTCACTGCTGCAAATGGTGTTTACACAAAGCAAAAAATCGACCCCAAG GAGCTGGGAAAATATGGAGTCATTTTTTATAATGCCTGTTTTATGGTAATTCCTACAGTTCTCATCAGTTTTTTCACTGGAGATTTCCAGCAG GTCACTGATTTTAAACAGTGGACCAATATTTTATTCATCGTACAATTTCTACTTTCCTGTATATTGGG GTTTCTTCTGATGTATTCTACAGTTCTCTGTAGCCACTATAATTCTGCCCTCACAACCACAGTGGTTGGCGCTATCAAG AATGTGTCCATTGCATATATCGGAATGCTGATTGGTGGAGACTACATCTTTTCTATGTTGAACTTCATAGGGCTCAATATCTG CATGGCAGGGGGACTGAGATACTCATTTCTAACGATACAGGGACAGGACAGCCCTAAGCACTCAACAGATGAAGAAAATCTGATATCCAGTGCCAAGAGCTAG
- the SLC35D2 gene encoding nucleotide sugar transporter SLC35D2 isoform X2: MKAEEGRAGAPAAPLPKLLSALFYGACSFLIVLVNKAVLTAYRFPSPLFLGVGQMVTTILILYVSKLNKIIHFPDFDKNIPKKLFPLPLIYVGNHISGLSSTSKLSLPMFTVLRKFTIPLTLLLEVIILGSDLAFSLGGYTSVFLNDIFTAANGVYTKQKIDPKELGKYGVIFYNACFMVIPTVLISFFTGDFQQVTDFKQWTNILFIVQFLLSCILGFLLMYSTVLCSHYNSALTTTVVGAIKNVSIAYIGMLIGGDYIFSMLNFIGLNICMAGGLRYSFLTIQGQDSPKHSTDEENLISSAKS; the protein is encoded by the exons ATGAAAGCCGAGGAGGGGCGGGCCGGGGCCCCCGCCGCCCCGCTGCCCAAGCTGCTTTCCGCGCTCTTCTATGGAGCCTGCTCTTTCTTGATCGTGCTGGTGAACAAGGCGGTGCTGACTGCTTACAG ATTCCCATCCCCATTGTTTCTGGGAGTTGGACAG ATGGTGACCACTATCCTGATCTTGTATGtgtcaaaattaaataaaatcattcaCTTCCCTGATTTTGACAAAAATATTCCTAAGAAG CTGTTTCCACTTCCTCTGATTTATGTGGGAAATCACATAAGTGGATTGTCAAGCACAAGCAAGCTAAG cctgccAATGTTTACAGTCCTTAGGAAGTTTACCATTCCACTTACATTACTACTGGAAGTCATAATACTTGG ATCTGATCTGGCTTTCAGTTTGGGAGGCTACACTTCTGTGTTCCTGAATGATATTTTCACTGCTGCAAATGGTGTTTACACAAAGCAAAAAATCGACCCCAAG GAGCTGGGAAAATATGGAGTCATTTTTTATAATGCCTGTTTTATGGTAATTCCTACAGTTCTCATCAGTTTTTTCACTGGAGATTTCCAGCAG GTCACTGATTTTAAACAGTGGACCAATATTTTATTCATCGTACAATTTCTACTTTCCTGTATATTGGG GTTTCTTCTGATGTATTCTACAGTTCTCTGTAGCCACTATAATTCTGCCCTCACAACCACAGTGGTTGGCGCTATCAAG AATGTGTCCATTGCATATATCGGAATGCTGATTGGTGGAGACTACATCTTTTCTATGTTGAACTTCATAGGGCTCAATATCTG CATGGCAGGGGGACTGAGATACTCATTTCTAACGATACAGGGACAGGACAGCCCTAAGCACTCAACAGATGAAGAAAATCTGATATCCAGTGCCAAGAGCTAG